The DNA window GAAACGGATAAAACGCATACCAGTAAATAAAGCCGCTCAGCCCTCTGGGCATAAAGCGGGATATCAGCTCCAGCTCAGATCGCTTCGCTCCCATAGCGTTGATTTGAAATTCCAGCAAGGCATCGCCGGGGGCTTTCATTTCAGACAGCAGCACCAGACGCTGGGGTGGCTCCACAGCAAGAACCCGCCAGAAATCCACTGCTTCGCCGACGTATCGACCTGTATTATTGGCGCTTCCGCGGCCAAGCCCCGCACCGCCGCACAACCGATCGATCCAGCCGCGCAGCCGCCACAGGGAATCGCCGAAGTAATAGCCCCGTCGGCCGCCGATTTTATGTATCAGGTCCCAGAGCGCCTCGACCGGGGCATCGATTTTGGCGCGATAACCGCATTTGAGGATCGTTCCGCCTGCCCAGTCCGCATCACCGCAATGGGCCCATTCGGGTTCAATCAGCTCACCAGCATCTGCCCAGCAACTATCTATCTGTTGCTGTTTAACCAAATCCAACGCCAAACGAATCGCTTCCCGGCAGCTCAGAAGCTTCTGCGGGATAATCGACTGGATGCGGTTTTCACTGCATACCGCTGCGCTGGTCAAGCCTTCGGTCAGCGGCAGGGCAATCGATGCCGGCACCGGGCTGATCAGGTGAATCCAGTAGGCACTCAGGGTCGGTGTCAAAACAGGCACCGGTATAACCCAGCGTTTACGCAAATGCGCTTCCTCAGCGTAGATATCCAAAAGCTTGCGATAGGTTAAAACATCCGGACCGCCGATATCATACGTTTGTCCGGTGGTCTCATCGTGAGCGAGGCATTCCACCAGGTAATGAATCACATTGCGAATGGCAATCGGTTGGTTGAGCGAAAACACCCAACGCGGTGTGGTCATTACCGGTAGATGCTCCACCAGGTAGCGTAAGATCTCAAAGGAAGCGCTACCGGATCCTAAGATCATCGGGGCTCTCAAATCCGTGGTGGGCACCGATCCGGCTTGCAGGATGTCAGCCACCTCGATACGGGATTGTAAATGTTTGCTCAGGGCTTTGTCTTGTGCTTCGGCCAGACCTCCCAAATAAATAATTCTTGCCAAACCTTCAGAAGCGGCCGCATTGACCATGTTGCGGGCGGCCTTGCGATCCGCTTCGGCAAATTTTTCTTTTTGGGCAATCATGGAATGCACCAGATAATAGGCGGCCCAGCAGCCTTTAGCTGCTTTTTCCAGTGTGGCATATTCCAGCACATCACCCTGAACCAATTCAATCTGTTCGTGCCTCGCCCAGGGTCGGCAGGCGAGCTTATCAAGGGAACGGCCCATGGCCCTGACCCGGTATCCGGCTTCGAGCAAGGCCGGTATCAGCCGCCCGCCGACATAACCCGTCGCCCCGGTCACCAAAATAGGTTGAGAGGTCATTTCACAGTCCTCCACGATAATTGAAGGTAAAATTCAATTTAGCCGCAGTTAATAAGCAGGAGTAATGGAGTACTGGAGTATTGGAGTATTGTAAGAGGATCATGACCCTGCTGCATGCGTACCAGCTTTAACCCAGTACTCAACTACACCATTACTCCAATCTCTATTCAATCAAACTCTCCATCACTCCGAATTGAATTAAACGTAAGTATTGAGCTTACGCGCCGCCAATCGAATCGATAATTGATCCGGTTTTTTTAAAACCCATTCAGACGTGGGTTCGGAGCTTTAGCTCGACCGGATGCGGATTCAAGTATGTTTGCATTTTTAAGTACTGCTGATCGTATTTGCGCACAAAATGGTTGATGAGCGTGATCGGCACCACCAGCGGCACATACTCCTGCCGATATTGATCGAAGACCTCCAGCAGCTCCTGCTTTTCATCTTTAGACAATTGCTTTTTAAAATATCCCATTAGATGCTGCAGCACATTCATATTCTTCTTGGGTGTGGTTTTGAGCGCCAGGGCTTCCATCAGAATCGCTTCATATTGGGCATACAACTCATCCATGGGCAGCTGTTTGCCGGCGGCCACCAGTTTGCCCATCAACCGCGAATGCTTTTGGCTATGCGAGAGAATCAAAAGCTTGTTGCGGGTATGAAAATCCACCAGATTCCCCATATTTTTGCCATTGCTAATCGTCTGCCGCCAGCGCTGCAAAGCAAAAATACGTTCGATAAAATTTTCTCTGATTTTGGGATCATGCAGCCGCCCGTCGTCTTCGGCCGGAATCAGCGGGAAATGCTTCATAAATTCCCTGGCAAACATGCCCACCCCTTTTTTGACGGGCATGCCTTTCTCGGTGTAGACCTTTACCCGGATCATACCGCTGCTCGGAGAGTCACTTTTGAAAATAAAACCATGCAGATCTTCCTTCTCCAATTCTTTGACTCTCTTGCGGGCCCAGGTCAGCATCTGCTCGGTGTTATCCGTTTTGGTCTTAAAGGTAATCAACCGCGGGTTTTCCGGATCGCCCACCAGACGCATCGATTCCCGGGGAACGCCAAAACCGGCTTCGACTTCCGGACAGACTGGCATATAATCCACAAATTGACCCAGGGTGCGGGTTAGGTAACGATCCATCTTGTGACCGCTATTCCAGCGAACTGAATTACCCAGCAAACAGGAGCTGATACCCAGTCGAACGCGTTCATTCATAGTGCGCCTCCATTTATATGACTGTTTGTTAGAGCTGAAGAGGTTTTTACTTTTTTATTTATCTAAATACCATAGATATGATAGGCATGATGGTCAACATGAAAACTGATTATCAAAAAGGAATGGCACATGCTCACTGAAATGAAAGCCCTTGCCCAACAAAAAAATATGTGTGTTCTAGCCACCGTTTCCGGTCAAAAACCATATTGTTCATTGATGGCTTATGTCACAGATGACAATTGTGATGAAATCTACATGGTCACCCATAAAAACAGCACCAAGTACAAAAATTTGATGCAGAATCCAGCGGTCAGCCTGTTGATCGATACGCGCGAAAAATTCCCCCGCTCCCAGGCCAAAGCGCTGACGGTGGAAGGTGTCTTCTGCCAAATTGAAAATACGGTGAAACGAAAACTGGTGGCCGCAAAGCTTTTGCAAACCCATCCCCACCTGGACGACTTTATGCAACACCCCGAAGCCGATATTTTTTGCGTCAAGATCAGCTCTTTTCTATTGCTGGACGGACTACAGCAGGCGCATTTCGAAATGATCTGAAGTGATCCTCATATTTTTTCAGAGCCAATCGTTACAATCCCCAGATAGCCATCAACGGTGACCTCGTCGCCATTTTGGATGAGCTTGGTGGCGTCGGGAATGCCAGTTACACACGGCAAACCGTATTCTCTGGCGATGATAGCCCCATGGATCAGCATGCCCCCCCGTCGCTCCACCACACCGGCAGCCAGCGGCACCACAAAGGTCATGTTTGGATCAACAGCATCACAGATTAAAATTTCACCATATTTGAATTCGGCCAACTCGGCGTTTTGCTGTATTACCCGGGCAGGGCCTTTGGCCAAACCCGGACCGGCGGGCTGGCCGATCAACTGACGGGCTTGGATGACAAAATCGTCCTCGGGTTTTTGCTTGTAGGGCGCTTGAAATTGCGGTCGATGATCCAGGCTTTCAACCACATTAAGTAGTTCAGCGGCAATCTTTTTGTTCGACCCTCCGTAGAGGTTATCATCGATCCGTTGTCTGGCCTCTCGCACCGCCGCCAGCAACTGGGCCTCAATTCTGCCCAAATAGATATTGTCATCATCCCGCAGTTGATAGCTGCTGCGGGCAAGATCTAATAGCTCACCAGCCATTTGTTTTTGATCACCTTCAAACATACTTAGAAATTTTTGCTGCAAGGCATCCTTATTTTTTGATGCTTGCCGACCGCCTTCAGCCGGCAGATGAGCCGCCATTTCGAGTAAAATCTTATACAGTGCGTCCGGCGCCTGTTCACACTGGGTGCCACCGGTCACCGCGCAGGTCAGGTCACCAAATTTTTCAACAAACCGATCCACCGCCGATAGAAACGCTGCATCAAGGTTTTTAGTTTGACCTTCATTGAGCGCATTGGCCAGGGACGGATTCTTGCGAACCTGCTTTGCCAGGTCCGCCAGCATTTGATTTCTTTCCAGACTGGCCATTTCGGTATGGGTCAGCAGATCAATAAATTCATAAGGATCTTCCGGGTGCATGGCATCGTTGTATATCTGCCCAAACAGACGCACCCCATGGGCATAGGGAATAAACTCTTCCCAGTAAATATTGGTCCATTTCTGATTGATCTCCCAGCGGTGATTGATTTCCGCTGCCAAGTCCTCATCCGACAGCTCGGTGAGGTTCTGCTGTCCCATATCATCTGCTGCACCAATCATGGCCGGTATCAGCTCATTTTCAATTTTTTGGCGCAGTCGTTTTAGATTGTCAAAGCTGCGGTGTAAGCTCAGGTACCAGCTGCGGTCGTCCTCTTTGGATTGAGTCGATAGGGTGGTAATGGGACGGGATTGAAGCACAACCAGGTCGTTTCTGCGAAACGTCCACTCCATATCCTGGGGGGATTTAAAATAGTTTTCAGCTTCCAGCGCCAGTTCAAAGACATGATGCGTTTCTTGTGTATTCAGGGGCGGCTGGTGGGCAAGATTCTGCGGCAGATCGTCCAAACGAACACCGGAATCAGCGGCTATTGCCCAGCGCTTTCGATCAGCCGGGGTGTGCGAAATAATTGTTTTTTTCTGGCGATCAAGGATCCAGCGATCGGGTTCAACTGCGCCATCCACAAGACCCTGGTTTAAGCCATATACGGATTCTATGATACCCTGGGAACGATCGTTGGGGCTCTGTGAAAAGGCGACACCGGACTTTTCGCCGACAACAATTTCCTGAATCACAACCGCCATTGCGCTTTTTTTAACGTCCAATCCAATTTCCTGGCGATATAACAGCGCCGCGTCGGACCACAGCGAGGCCCAGACCTTGGCAATGTGTTCCAAAATTGCAGCGGTTCCCTGGATATTGACATAGGATTCATGCAAGCCGGCAAATGAGGATGCGGCGTCATCTTCTTCGGGTGCCGACGATCTGACAACCACGGCCTTATCTTTGAACGCAGCGTGTATGGCTGGTTTCAGTTGACTGGATATATCATCTGGAATCGGCTTGCGTAGAAACATATTTCGAATGCGGGTGGCGCAATCCCAGATTTCTTCCCAGCGCATTTCTTTGAATGCTTTGCGATTGAGCTCCAGCAGAATGCGCTCGCGCAATCCGGTTCGGGACACATATTCTCGGTAGGTATCACTTGTCACGCAGAGCGTTTTGGGAACCCTGAAA is part of the Desulfobacterales bacterium genome and encodes:
- a CDS encoding DUF523 and DUF1722 domain-containing protein → MNERVRLGISSCLLGNSVRWNSGHKMDRYLTRTLGQFVDYMPVCPEVEAGFGVPRESMRLVGDPENPRLITFKTKTDNTEQMLTWARKRVKELEKEDLHGFIFKSDSPSSGMIRVKVYTEKGMPVKKGVGMFAREFMKHFPLIPAEDDGRLHDPKIRENFIERIFALQRWRQTISNGKNMGNLVDFHTRNKLLILSHSQKHSRLMGKLVAAGKQLPMDELYAQYEAILMEALALKTTPKKNMNVLQHLMGYFKKQLSKDEKQELLEVFDQYRQEYVPLVVPITLINHFVRKYDQQYLKMQTYLNPHPVELKLRTHV
- a CDS encoding SDR family oxidoreductase, encoding MTSQPILVTGATGYVGGRLIPALLEAGYRVRAMGRSLDKLACRPWARHEQIELVQGDVLEYATLEKAAKGCWAAYYLVHSMIAQKEKFAEADRKAARNMVNAAASEGLARIIYLGGLAEAQDKALSKHLQSRIEVADILQAGSVPTTDLRAPMILGSGSASFEILRYLVEHLPVMTTPRWVFSLNQPIAIRNVIHYLVECLAHDETTGQTYDIGGPDVLTYRKLLDIYAEEAHLRKRWVIPVPVLTPTLSAYWIHLISPVPASIALPLTEGLTSAAVCSENRIQSIIPQKLLSCREAIRLALDLVKQQQIDSCWADAGELIEPEWAHCGDADWAGGTILKCGYRAKIDAPVEALWDLIHKIGGRRGYYFGDSLWRLRGWIDRLCGGAGLGRGSANNTGRYVGEAVDFWRVLAVEPPQRLVLLSEMKAPGDALLEFQINAMGAKRSELELISRFMPRGLSGFIYWYAFYPFHQLVFAGMLKSIAKQSGKALLQGPTRFTPKLHDSCTLPTSDI
- a CDS encoding pyridoxamine 5'-phosphate oxidase family protein yields the protein MLTEMKALAQQKNMCVLATVSGQKPYCSLMAYVTDDNCDEIYMVTHKNSTKYKNLMQNPAVSLLIDTREKFPRSQAKALTVEGVFCQIENTVKRKLVAAKLLQTHPHLDDFMQHPEADIFCVKISSFLLLDGLQQAHFEMI
- a CDS encoding PEP/pyruvate-binding domain-containing protein is translated as MNWIIAAENIGEGHGARVGGKGQALALLARGGFRVPKTLCVTSDTYREYVSRTGLRERILLELNRKAFKEMRWEEIWDCATRIRNMFLRKPIPDDISSQLKPAIHAAFKDKAVVVRSSAPEEDDAASSFAGLHESYVNIQGTAAILEHIAKVWASLWSDAALLYRQEIGLDVKKSAMAVVIQEIVVGEKSGVAFSQSPNDRSQGIIESVYGLNQGLVDGAVEPDRWILDRQKKTIISHTPADRKRWAIAADSGVRLDDLPQNLAHQPPLNTQETHHVFELALEAENYFKSPQDMEWTFRRNDLVVLQSRPITTLSTQSKEDDRSWYLSLHRSFDNLKRLRQKIENELIPAMIGAADDMGQQNLTELSDEDLAAEINHRWEINQKWTNIYWEEFIPYAHGVRLFGQIYNDAMHPEDPYEFIDLLTHTEMASLERNQMLADLAKQVRKNPSLANALNEGQTKNLDAAFLSAVDRFVEKFGDLTCAVTGGTQCEQAPDALYKILLEMAAHLPAEGGRQASKNKDALQQKFLSMFEGDQKQMAGELLDLARSSYQLRDDDNIYLGRIEAQLLAAVREARQRIDDNLYGGSNKKIAAELLNVVESLDHRPQFQAPYKQKPEDDFVIQARQLIGQPAGPGLAKGPARVIQQNAELAEFKYGEILICDAVDPNMTFVVPLAAGVVERRGGMLIHGAIIAREYGLPCVTGIPDATKLIQNGDEVTVDGYLGIVTIGSEKI